A genomic window from Prunus persica cultivar Lovell chromosome G2, Prunus_persica_NCBIv2, whole genome shotgun sequence includes:
- the LOC18787633 gene encoding putative disease resistance RPP13-like protein 1, with protein sequence MAGASIGEAFISASIQVLCDRLTSREFIDLFRQKKLDQPLPMKLKVTLLTLNVVLNDAGEKQRENPAVREWLDELKHAVFDAEDLLDEINYEALRCKLEDTRVVTKIRRLCTAEKCSWSERRSWEEGFTKTPTTSLVHEPCVYGRDEVKENLSKMLLSDDASKDDVSVITIVGMGGVGKTTLARMLYNDHKVEEHFTLKAWACVSEDSKIDPNMKLLVVTCKNVASVMQNVPIQFLEPLSNEDCWLLLAKHAFGNESSSSHPSLEEIGRQIARKCNGLPLAVQTLGGVLRCKIDSEVWNRVLNNNIWELPYEKSDILPALGLSYHYLPAKLK encoded by the exons atggcTGGAGCTTCGATTGGAGAGGCCTTCATCTCTGCTTCCATCCAGGTGTTGTGTGACAGACTTACTTCACGGGAGTTCATTGACTTATTTCGGCAGAAGAAACTGGATCAACCTCTCCCCATGAAACTGAAGGTGACACTGTTGACCTTGAACGTGGTGCTCAATGATGCAGGGGAGAAGCAAAGAGAGAACCCGGCTGTGAGAGAGTGGCTTGACGAGCTCAAGCACGCTGTCTTTGATGCGGAGGACTTACTGGATGAGATCAACTATGAAGCTTTGCGATGCAAGCTCGAAG ATACAAGAGTTGTTACAAAGATTAGAAGACTTTGTACAGCTGAAAAGTGCTCTTGGTCTGAGAGAAGAAGTTGGGAGGAAGGTTTCACAAAAACTCCAACAACTTCCTTGGTTCATGAACCTTGTGTTTATGGTAGAGATGAAgtcaaagaaaatttatcaaaaatgTTGTTATCCGATGATGCAAGTAAGGATGATGTGTCTGTGATTACCATTGTTGGAATGGGTGGGGTTGGCAAGACAACCCTTGCTCGAATGCTTTACAATGACCATAAGGTGGAAGAACATTTTACACTTAAAGCATGGGCTTGTGTTTCAGAAGACTCAAAGATTGATCCTAATATGAAGCTGCTGGTTGTTACGTGCAAAAATGTAGCATCTGTCATGCAAAATGTTCCTATTCAATTCTTGGAACCATTGTCGAATGAAGACTGCTGGTTGTTACTTGCAAAACATGCATTTGGAAATGAAAGCTCTAGTTCACATCCAAGCTTGGAAGAAATCGGCAGGCAAATTGCACGCAAGTGCAATGGGTTGCCCTTAGCTGTACAAACACTTGGCGGTGTGTTACGTTGCAAGATAGATTCTGAGGTATGGAATAGAGTATTAAACAACAACATTTGGGAGTTACCTTACGAGAAAAGTGATATTCTTCCAGCTCTAGGATTGAGTTACCATTATCTTCCAGCTAAGTTAAAATGA
- the LOC18787423 gene encoding cilia- and flagella-associated protein 20 yields the protein MFKNTFQSGFLSILYSLGSKPLQIWDKEVVDGHIKRPQDEDIQSNVLEIIGTNIQSTYITCPADPTATLGIKLPFLVMIVKNLKKYFTFEIQVLDDKNVRRRFRASNFQAVTRVKPYICTMPLRMDEGWNQIQFNLADFTRRAYGTNYVETLRVQVHANCRLRRIYFSDRLYSEEELPPEFKLYLPMQKA from the exons ATGTTCAAGAACACATTTCAATCCGGATTTCTGTCAATTCTATACAGCCTTGG GAGCAAACCGTTGCAGATTTGGGATAAAGAAG TTGTCGACGGCCATATTAAAAGACCACAGGATGAAGACATACAGTCCAATGTCCTTGAAATAATTGGTACGAACATCCAGTCCACATACATTACTTGCCCAGCAGACCCAACAGCTACACTTGGTATAAAACTTCCATTCCTGGTTATGATTGTAAAGAATCTGAAGAAGTATTTCACATTTGAGATTCAAGTTCTGGATGACAAGAACGTCAGGAGACGTTTTCGAGCTTCCAATTTTCAA GCTGTAACTCGAGTGAAGCCATACATCTGCACCATGCCACTGAGGATGGATGAGGGCTGGAATCAAATCCAGTTTAATCTAGCCGATTTTACCAGGAGAGCCTATGGAACAAACTATGTGGAGACATTGCGAGTTCAGGTTCATGCGAATTGCCGCCTGAGGAGGATATATTTCTCTGACCGCTTGTACTCCGAAGAGGAACTTCCGCCTGAGTTTAAGTTGTACCTTCCAATGCAG AAAGCATGA
- the LOC18787400 gene encoding putative disease resistance RPP13-like protein 1, with amino-acid sequence MAGALIGEAFISASIQVLCDRITSREFVDLFRQKKLDQHLLMKLKVTLLTLNAVLNDAEEKQIENPAVREWLDELKHAVFDAEDLLDEINYEALRCKLEGEGQINNLTNKVWKFLSTSHNHFYQSMNVKIQELLQRLEDFVQLKTALGLREDVGRKVSQKTPTTSLVHEPCVYGRDEVKENLSKLLLSDDASKDDVSVITIVGMGGVGKTTLARMLYNDHKVEEHFTLKAWACVSEDYDAIRVTKTLLESVTLKPCKTTDLNLLQVQLREQLKGSKFLFVLDDIWNEKYTDWKCLQTPFTSGARGSKVIVTTRNKNVASSMQNVPIQSLEPLSHEDCWLLLAKHAFGNENSSAHPNLEEIGKQIARKCKGLPLAAQTLGGVLRCKLDFEAWNRVLNSSIWKLPYEKSDILPALGLSYHYLPAKLKRCFLYCSIFPKDYEFNIEDVAFLWMGEGLIHQAEHGKSLEEVAIDHFDELLSRSLFQPSGKSSFTMHDLIIDLAMFMSKGFSYRLEVRESHEIERVRHLSYAREEFDVAHKFDPLKGAKCLRTFLPTSLNPYEKCYLSKQVLQVLLPSLRCLRVLSLSHYKNVTVLPDSIENLIHLRYLDLSYTALERLPDVLCGLYNLQTLLLSHCSSLVELPTNMRKLINLQKLMLTGCKSLTKLPVDMRKLINLHHLDVSGTKIVEMPVQMGRLKSLRTLAAFVVGKSTGTSIGELRELPQLRGKLAILKLQNVVDARDALQGNLKDKKDLKELELEWSDEDADDSLKEKDVLDKLQPCVNLEKLTIRSYGGTQFPNWLGDSSFSNIQVLRLKDCSYCWLMPPIGRLPALKKLIIKRMKLVKTIGVEFYGRNEGSPIQPFQSLEKLQFGEMAEWEEWVPSGSGGEYGPDFPRLQELFLKDCPKLRGSLPLACHLPCLKKLWVSGCGVLHDQRATTTSTSSLKMDSYKSLEKLLIHETGLLSFPEIMLPNHNRLQHLSLCDCPNLLSFPEDGLPTTLTSLEIVNCRRLEFLPHEMMAKLTSLDNLQIYYSCESMRSFPLGFFPKLTSLYIWECENLEFLSVEEGVVENLSHLRTLYITGCPKLVCFPQGELPAPNLNDFTVRECENLQSLPERIHTLTGLRHLGISGLPNLESFAEDGGLPPNLRVFRLENCERLRPSSVGEYWGLQGLVSLEEISIGGRGSGDILETLLMEQLLPTTLRTLRIWGLSSMKSLDGKGLGHLTSLQSLHISGCDSIQFLPEEGLPPSLSFLRISQCSALEKRYQNKAGEDWAKISHIPCIRINDDVTI; translated from the coding sequence ATGGCTGGAGCTTTGATCGGAGAGGCTTTTATCTCTGCTTCCATCCAGGTGTTGTGTGACAGAATTACTTCACGCGAGTTCGTCGACTTATTTCGGCAGAAGAAACTCGATCAACATCTCCTCATGAAACTGAAGGTGACACTGTTGACCTTGAACGCAGTGCTCAATGATGCAGAGGAGAAGCAAATAGAGAACCCGGCTGTGAGAGAGTGGCTTGACGAGCTCAAGCATGCTGTCTTTGATGCGGAGGACTTACTGGATGAGATCAACTATGAAGCTTTGCGATGCAAGCTCGAAGGTGAAGGTCAAATCAACAATTTAACCAATAAGGTGTGGAAGTTCCTATCTACTTCTCATAACCATTTTTATCAGAGCATGAATGTTAAGATACAAGAGTTGTTGCAAAGATTAGAAGACTTTGTACAGCTGAAAACTGCTCTTGGTCTGAGAGAAGATGTTGGGAGGAAGGTTTCACAAAAAACTCCAACAACTTCCTTGGTTCATGAACCTTGTGTGTATGGTAGAGATGAAgtcaaagaaaatttatcaaaattgTTGTTATCCGATGACGCAAGTAAGGATGATGTGTCTGTGATTACCATTGTTGGAATGGGTGGGGTTGGCAAGACAACCCTCGCTCGAATGCTTTACAATGACCATAAGGTGGAAGAACATTTTACACTTAAAGCGTGGGCTTGTGTTTCAGAAGACTATGATGCTATTAGGGTAACTAAAACTCTTCTTGAGTCAGTCACCTTAAAGCCTTGTAAAACGACAGATCTGAATTTACTTCAAGTTCAACTAAGAGAACAACTTAAGGGAagcaaatttttatttgtgttgGATGACATATGGAATGAGAAATATACTGATTGGAAGTGCCTCCAAACTCCTTTCACTTCAGGGGCAAGGGGGAGTAAAGTCATTGTAACAACAAGGAACAAAAATGTAGCGTCATCCATGCAAAATGTTCCTATTCAATCCCTGGAACCATTATCCCATGAAGATTGCTGGTTGTTACTTGCAAAACATGCTTTTGGAAATGAAAACTCTAGTGCACATCCAAACTTGGAAGAAATTGGCAAGCAAATTGCACGCAAGTGCAAAGGGTTGCCTTTAGCTGCACAAACACTTGGCGGTGTGTTACGGTGCAAACTAGATTTCGAGGCATGGAACAGAGTATTAAATAGCAGCATTTGGAAGTTACCTTACGAGAAAAGTGATATTCTTCCTGCTCTAGGATTGAGTTACCATTATCTTCCAGCCAAGTTAAAACGATGCTTTCtttattgttcaatttttccaAAGGACTATGAATTCAATATAGAAGATGTGGCTTTTCTTTGGATGGGAGAAGGTTTAATTCACCAAGCTGAGCATGGAAAAAGCCTCGAAGAGGTTGCTATAGATCATTTTGATGAATTGTTATCCCGATCTTTGTTTCAACCATCGGGGAAATCAAGTTTCACAATGCATGATCTCATCATTGACTTAGCTATGTTCATGTCTAAGGGATTTTCTTACAGGTTGGAAGTGAGGGAATCACATGAAATAGAAAGAGTTCGCCATTTGTCATATGCAAGGGAAGAATTTGATGTTGCTCATAAATTTGACCCATTAAAGGGGGCTAAGTGTTTGCGGACCTTCTTGCCTACCTCTTTGAATCCATATGAAAAGTGTTATCTAAGCAAACAGGTTCTACAAGTTTTGTTGCCATCACTAAGATGTTTACGGGTCTTATCATTGTCACATTATAAGAATGTCACTGTATTACCTGATTCTATTGAAAATCTCATTCACTTGCGATACTTGGATCTCTCCTATACTGCACTTGAAAGGTTACCTGATGTTCTTTGCGGTCTTTACAATTTGCAGACGTTACTATTGTCACATTGTTCCTCTCTCGTCGAGTTGCCTACAAATATGAGAAAATTGATAAATTTACAGAAATTAATGTTAACAGGTTGCAAGTCTCTTACTAAATTGCCTGTAGATATGAGAaaattgattaatttgcatCATCTTGATGTCAGTGGAACTAAGATTGTAGAGATGCCAGTGCAAATGGGTAGACTTAAAAGTTTGAGAACATTGGCTGCTTTTGTAGTCGGGAAATCTACTGGGACGAGCATTGGAGAATTGAGGGAGCTGCCACAACTTCGAGGAAAGCTTGCAATATTGAAACTGCAAAATGTAGTTGATGCTAGGGATGCCTTGCAAGGCAATTTGAAGGATAAGAAAGATCTAAAAGAGTTAGAGTTGGAATGGAGTGATGAGGATGCAGATGATTCCCTAAAGGAGAAAGATGTACTTGACAAGCTCCAACCTTGCGTGAATTTGGAGAAACTAACCATTAGATCCTATGGTGGAACCCAATTCCCTAATTGGTTAGGAGACTCGTCCTTCTCTAACATACAAGTCCTGCGTCTCAAAGATTGTAGTTACTGTTGGTTGATGCCACCAATTGGGCGGCTACCTGCTCTCAAGAAGCTCATAATAAAAAGGATGAAACTTGTTAAGACGATTGGTGTTGAGTTCTATGGAAGAAATGAAGGTTCTCCAATTCAGCCATTTCAATCTCTGGAGAAGCTGCAGTTTGGGGAAATGGCAGAGTGGGAGGAATGGGTACCAAGTGGAAGTGGAGGTGAATATGGTCCAGACTTTCCTCGTCTCCAGGAGCTGTTTCTAAAAGATTGTCCGAAGCTTAGAGGAAGCTTGCCCTTGGCTTGTCATCTGCCTTGCTTGAAGAAGCTTTGGGTGTCTGGGTGTGGGGTTTTACATGATCAAAGGGCCACCACTACTAGTACTTCTAGTCTTAAAATGGACTCCTACAAATCTCTTGAAAAATTGTTAATCCACGAAACAGGTCTGTTATCATTCCCAGAGATAATGTTGCCCAACCATAATCGTCTTCAACACTTGAGTCTCTGTGATTGTCCAAACCTGTTGTCGTTCCCTGAAGATGGTCTACCCACTACGTTGACATCACTTGAGATAGTCAATTGTAGGAGATTAGAATTCTTACCTCATGAGATGATGGCCAAGTTGACCTCGCTTGACAATTTGCAGATATATTATAGCTGTGAATCAATGAGGTCCTTTCCGTTAGGCTTTTTTCCCAAATTGACGTCGCTTTACATTTGGGAGTGTGAGAATCTGGAATTCCTTTCCGTTGAAGAAGGAGTTGTTGAGAATCTCAGTCATCTCAGAACTTTGTATATCACAGGCTGTCCAAAGTTGGTGTGTTTTCCCCAGGGAGAATTGCCCGCTCCCAACTTGAATGATTTTACAGTCCGTGAATGCGAGAATTTGCAGTCATTGCCCGAACGCATTCACACCCTCACAGGCCTTCGACATTTGGGGATAAGCGGTCTTCCAAATCTTGAGTCGTTTGCAGAAGATGGGGGTTTGCCTCCCAATCTCCGAGTTTTTCGCCTTGAGAATTGTGAGAGACTGAGGCCTTCATCAGTGGGAGAGTACTGGGGTTTGCAAGGACTTGTCTCCCTTGAAGAAATTAGCATTGGTGGTAGGGGAAGTGGGGATATCTTGGAGACGTTGCTTATGGAACAGCTGCTCCCTACTACTCTTCGCACTCTCCGCATCTGGGGACTTTCAAGTATGAAATCTTTGGATGGTAAGGGACTTGGACACCTCACTTCTCTTCAAAGCCTACATATTAGTGGGTGTGACAGTATCCAATTCCTGCCAGAAGAGGGTTTGCCgccatctctttctttcctgAGAATCTCCCAATGTTCTGCCCTGGAGAAAAGGTATCAGAATAAGGCTGGAGAAGATTGGGCCAAGATATCTCACATTCCTTGCATCAGGATAAATGATGACGTCACCATATGA
- the LOC109947231 gene encoding uncharacterized protein LOC109947231, which yields MIGCWNIRGAGSKRSLLAMQDLKYRHKLDMLVILEPRISSSKARKVISQLGFPKAEISDAVGFSGGIWLLWDDSKLNLRVIHCMDQAVSVCVETAGGTSWIFTAVYGHPCPSKRSYLWQNLSIIAASWNLPWVVCGDFNDILFEDEKLGKLSGKSRGFKDWFDQHGLIDLGFLGPKFTWVNKRFGGDFVMKRLDRAICNKEWRVFFPEAFVRHLPRRCSDHSPILLSLNSDKIPSSELKPFRFEAMWLKHCLFPEFIKAEWKNLEGSVSSKLDNLIPLLREWNTQVFGQIFQKKKRILARLQGIQRSLCKGFSPFLSNLEKHLQQEFEDLLDQEDVFWKQKSRVSWLQGGDRNTKFFHITTLVRRRRNRIERLKDINGDWISSKEGLKTLAVEYFHGLFLDDVVDIIRSPLPSLFPHIPEADLAAVSKEVTAKEVQDALFAIGPYKAPGPDGYSAIFFHNCWSLCRKDIEDLVFKCFSSGSVPEYLNSTLVTLVPKIINPQSMLQFRPISLCNTLYKVVSKIIVGRLRPLMCKLVSPNQVSFVPGRQISDNIFIAQEVLHRFYRARGKTGYIAWKIDLSKAYDRLKWSFIEQTLEEIGIGETSLQLIMSCVKNVSYRVLMNGELTASFKPQRGVRQGDPLSPYLFVLCMEKLSHIIAARVLKKEWKAVRAARSGPLISHLFFADDLILFGEASVQQAMVMKNSLEEFCELSGQQVNFEKSLLYISANTKPDLVDQIEQTCGVTRSVDMGNYLGVPLVQGRVTKATYKGVLVKVQAKLSAWKSQLLSMASRITLIQSVVSSIPLYTMQTAKLPQALCDDLDKSSKSFLWGSSENHHKTHLVKWDTVCLPKRLGGLGIKKAALMNQAMLSKASWRIVAGDSGLWAAMLRKKYLKGSCCFDAYADNCTLASSSWKGLIYGAAILNNGLKWRVGDGTRVKFWTDTWIGDIPLIDTKFPLSDQLDKSETVSNYFSRTGWNINKLLQVLLPEAVMRIVSIHVDIEGNLPDTCIWGPTSNGVFSVKTAYELSARFNDVPGSPWNFIWNLKIPPRVKMFIWLLTQKKILTNVQRVRRKLSRDPSCPLCHYHEESLQHLFISCPRVLTLWRSFYLPEGLLNFFSSDFDSWLKENLCYNAGHLWNLKWCSVFAVACWFIWKWRCCSIFEPQFQMPCRPKQSIVEYLLEWDKANNLLKKTTSQTQMFLAWQPPPCGFSKLNIDGSRVSASGCIAAGGIIRNSEGSWIAGFSANLGHGEVLVAEAWALYYGLNLAWQMGLRQITVNSDSALVVDMVNGEWVDSHPMSVLLTKCRELLKSQWNCSILHVYRETNFAADFLAKMGHHKELGYHELSSPPDLMQPILDADKNGLLRPRFVSV from the coding sequence ATGATTGGTTGTTGGAATATTAGAGGGGCAGGTAGTAAGAGATCTTTGCTTGCTATGCAGGATCTTAAGTATAGACATAAGTTGGATATGTTGGTTATTTTGGAGCCTAGAATTAGCTCCAGTAAAGCTCGAAAAGTCATTTCTCAACTTGGCTTCCCTAAAGCTGAAATTTCTGATGCTGTAGGTTTCTCTGGTGGTATTTGGTTGCTGTGGGATGATTCTAAACTCAACTTGAGAGTCATTCATTGTATGGATCAAGCTGTTTCTGTTTGTGTTGAGACTGCTGGAGGTACTTCTTGGATTTTTACTGCTGTGTATGGGCACCCTTGCCCGTCTAAGAGGTCTTATCTTTGGCAAAACTTATCTATTATTGCTGCTTCTTGGAATCTTCCTTGGGTTGTCTGTGGGGATTTTAATGATATCTTGTTTGAGGatgaaaaacttggaaaattatcTGGTAAAAGTAGAGGGTTCAAGGACTGGTTTGATCAGCATGGGCTTATCGACTTGGGTTTTTTGGGACCCAAGTTTACTTGGGTTAATAAGAGATTTGGTGGTGATTTTGTGATGAAGAGATTGGATAGGGCTATTTGTAACAAGGAGTGGAGGGTGTTTTTTCCTGAAGCTTTCGTGAGGCATCTGCCTAGAAGATGCTCTGATCATAGTCCTATTTTGCTTAGCCTTAATTCTGATAAGATTCCTTCTTCTGAGCTTAAACCTTTTAGATTTGAGGCTATGTGGCTTAAACATTGCTTATTTCCTGAGTTCATCAAAGCGGAGTGGAAGAATTTGGAAGGTTCAGTTTCTAGtaaattggataatttgattCCCCTACTCCGGGAGTGGAATACTCAAGTCTTTGGtcaaatttttcaaaagaaaaagagaattctTGCTAGGCTCCAAGGTATTCAAAGGTCTCTTTGTAAGggtttttccccttttttgaGCAATCTTGAGAAGCATCTGCAACAGGAGTTTGAGGATTTATTGGATCAGGAGGATGTGTTTTGGAAACAAAAATCTAGAGTTTCGTGGCTGCAGGGTGGGGATAGAAATACCAAGTTCTTTCACATTACGACCCTGGTCAGAAGGAGAAGGAATAGGATTGAAAGGCTTAAAGATATTAATGGGGATTGGATCTCTAGTAAAGAAGGTTTGAAAACGCTTGCTGTTGAGTATTTTCATGGGCTTTTTTtggatgatgttgttgatatCATTCGTAGTCCTTtgccttctctttttcctcataTTCCTGAGGCTGATTTGGCTGCTGTCAGTAAGGAGGTGACTGCAAAGGAGGTGCAGGATGCTCTCTTTGCTATTGGTCCCTACAAGGCCCCTGGTCCCGATGGATATTCTGCTATCTTTTTCCATAATTGTTGGTCTCTTTGTAGGAAAGACattgaagatttggtgtttaAGTGTTTCTCTAGTGGTTCCGTTCCAGAGTATCTGAACAGTACTCTTGTTACTTTGGTTCCTAAAATCATTAATCCTCAGAGTATGCTGCAGTTCCGGCCAATTAGTCTTTGTAACACTTTATACAAAGTTGTTTCTAAGATCATTGTTGGAAGGCTCAGACCTCTTATGTGTAAGCTTGTTAGCCCTAATCAGGTTAGCTTTGTTCCTGGACGgcaaatttcagataatattttcattgcCCAAGAGGTTTTGCATAGATTCTATAGAGCAAGAGGTAAAACCGGGTATATAGCTTGGAAAATTGACCTCTCTAAGGCTTATGACAGATTGAAATGGTCTTTTATTGAGCAAAcgcttgaagaaattggtatTGGGGAAACTTCTCTTCAACTTATTATGAGTTGTGTCAAGAATGTCTCCTACCGAGTTCTCATGAATGGGGAGCTTACTGCGAGTTTCAAACCTCAAAGAGGTGTTAGACAGGGTGACCCTCTTTCCCCTtacctttttgttttatgtatgGAAAAGCTTAGTCACATCATTGCTGCTAGGGTGTTAAAGAAGGAGTGGAAAGCTGTTAGGGCAGCGAGGTCTGGGCCTTTAATCTCGCATCTGTTCTTTGCGGATGACTTGATTCTTTTTGGTGAGGCTTCTGTTCAGCAAGCTATGGTTATGAAAAATTCTCTTGAGGAGTTTTGTGAGCTCTCTGGGCAGCAAGTGAACTTTGAGAAATCTTTGTTGTACATATCTGCTAATACTAAGCCTGATCTTGTTGATCAAATTGAGCAAACTTGTGGTGTCACCAGATCCGTTGATATGGGGAATTATCTAGGAGTTCCCCTTGTCCAAGGGAGGGTTACCAAGGCTACGTATAAGGGGGTTCTGGTTAAAGTTCAGGCTAAACTTTCTGCTTGGAAAAGTCAGTTGCTTTCTATGGCTAGTAGAATCACTTTAATCCAGTCTGTGGTTTCTTCTATTCCACTATATACTATGCAGACGGCTAAGCTTCCTCAAGCTCTTTGTGATGATCTTGACAAGTCttctaaaagttttctttgGGGAAGTAGTGAGAACCATCATAAAACTCACTTAGTTAAATGGGATACAGTTTGTTTGCCTAAACGTTTAGGAGGTTTGGGTATTAAAAAAGCTGCTCTTATGAATCAAGCTATGCTATCTAAAGCTAGTTGGAGAATTGTGGCTGGGGACTCAGGTCTTTGGGCTGCGATGCTCAGGAAAAAGTACTTAAAGGGTAGCTGCTGTTTCGATGCTTATGCTGATAATTGTACTTTGGCTTCCAGCTCTTGGAAAGGGTTAATCTATGGAGCTGCCATCTTGAATAATGGGCTGAAGTGGAGAGTGGGAGATGGCACTAGAGTCAAATTCTGGACTGATACATGGATTGGTGATATTCCGTTGATTGACACTAAGTTTCCCTTATCTGATCAGTTGGACAAATCTGAAACTGTGTCTAATTACTTTTCTAGGACTGGTTGGAATATCAATAAACTCCTGCAGGTTCTTCTTCCTGAAGCCGTTATGCGGATTGTTAGTATTCATGTTGATATTGAAGGGAATTTACCTGATACTTGTATTTGGGGTCCTACttcaaatggagttttttCTGTCAAGACTGCTTATGAGTTATCTGCTAGGTTTAATGATGTCCCTGGTTCTCCTTGGAATTTCATTTGGAATTTAAAGATCCCTCCTCGTGTTAAAATGTTCATTTGGCTTCTCACTCAAAAAAAGATCTTAACTAATGTGCAGAGAGTTAGAAGGAAGCTATCTAGAGACCCTTCCTGTCCTCTCTGTCACTATCATGAGGAGTCTTTGCAGCATCTATTTATTTCCTGTCCTCGTGTTCTTACGCTTTGGAGATCCTTCTATCTTCCTGAAGGATTGCtcaatttcttttcctctgaTTTTGATAGTTGGTTGAAGGAAAATTTGTGTTATAATGCTGGGcatttatggaatttgaagTGGTGTAGTGTTTTTGCTGTTGCTTGCTGGTTCATTTGGAAATGGAGGTGTTGTTCTATCTTTGAGCCTCAGTTCCAAATGCCTTGTCGTCCTAAGCAGAGTATTGTTGAGTATCTTCTGGAATGGGATAAGGCTAATAATCTTTTAAAGAAGACTACCTCTCAAACTCAGATGTTCCTTGCTTGGCAGCCTCCTCCTTGTGGCTTCTCTAAGCTTAATATTGATGGTTCTAGAGTGAGTGCCTCTGGGTGCATTGCTGCAGGAGGTATAATTAGGAATTCTGAGGGTAGCTGGATAGCAGGATTTTCTGCTAATCTTGGTCATGGTGAAGTCTTGGTGGCTGAAGCTTGGGCTCTATATTATGGTCTTAATCTTGCTTGGCAGATGGGTTTGCGCCAGATAACTGTTAATTCTGATTCTGCCCTTGTTGTTGATATGGTTAATGGAGAATGGGTGGACTCTCATCCTATGTCTGTGTTGCTTACCAAGTGCAGAGAGCTTTTGAAAAGTCAGTGGAATTGCAGCATTCTCCATGTCTATAGGGAGACCAATTTTGCTGCTGATTTTCTAGCTAAGATGGGTCATcataaggagttgggttacCATGAGCTCTCTTCTCCCCCTGATCTGATGCAGCCTATTTTAGATGCTGATAAGAATGGTCTCTTGAGGCCTAGATTTGTTTCTGTGTAA
- the LOC109947230 gene encoding putative disease resistance protein At3g14460 — MLAKLTSLERLGIIESCDSMRTFPLGIFPKLWFLNFRKCQNLESFSIEGVDKNLRDLYIEDCPNLVCFPQGGLPASNLNHFMINGCNNLKSFPERIHTLTALRGLVIYDLPNLVSFAECGLPPNLRDFSIDNCCERLRPSSVGEYWGLQGLFSLEEFSIGGRGSDDILERLFKEQLLPPNLHTLHINTLSSLKSLDINGLGHLTSLQQLHISGCDSLEFLPRLRHLTCFQQLHIYSCPSLEFLPEEGLPPSLSSLSISDCSALEKRYENKTG, encoded by the coding sequence ATGTTGGCCAAACTGACATCGCTCGAGAGACTGGGCATAATAGAGAGCTGTGATTCAATGAGGACTTTCCCTTTGGGTATTTTTCCCAAACTCTGGTTTCTTAATTTTCGGAAGTGTCAGAATCTGGAATCCTTTTCGATTGAAGGAGTTGACAAGAATCTCAGAGACTTGTATATCGAAGACTGTCCAAATCTGGTGTGTTTTCCCCAGGGAGGATTGCCCGCTTCCAACTTGAATCACTTTATGATCAATGGATGCAACAATTTGAAGTCATTTCCTGAACGCATTCACACCCTCACAGCCCTTCGAGGTTTGGTTATATATGATCTTCCAAATCTTGTGTCATTTGCGGAATGTGGCTTGCCTCCCAACCTCCGAGATTTTAGCATTGATAATTGTTGTGAGAGACTGAGGCCTTCATCAGTGGGAGAGTACTGGGGTTTGCAAGGACTTTTCTCCCTTGAAGAATTTTCAATTGGTGGCAGGGGAAGTGATGATATCTTGGAGAGGTTGTTCAAGGAACAGCTGCTCCCTCCCAATCTTCACACTCTCCACATCAATACACTCTCAAGTCTGAAATCTTTGGACATAAACGGACTTGGACACCTCACTTCTCTTCAACAACTACATATTAGTGGGTGTGATAGTCTCGAATTCCTCCCTCGTCTTCGACACCTCACTTGTTTTCAACAGCTTCATATTTATAGCTGTCCGAGTCTCGAATTCCTGCCAGAAGAGGGTTTGCCGCCATCTCTTTCTTCATTGAGCATCTCCGATTGTTCTGCCCTAGAGAAAAGGTATGAGAATAAGACAGGATAA